DNA from Thioclava sp. GXIMD2076:
CGTCGGGGCGAGGCACGCCAGTTGATCCAGCGCTCGAAATGCGGGATGGAATTGGCGCGGATGCGCGAAGTGATCGGGCCCGGCTCGATCAGAATGAATTTGATCCCCGTATCCCTCATTTCCTGCCGCATGACATCGGTGAGGCCTTCAAGGGCGAATTTCGTCGAGACATAGGCCGCGCGCCAGCGCACCCCGACCAGCCCCAGCACGGAGGAGCATTGCAGGATCCGGCCTTCGCCATTGCTCCCCTGCTGGCGCATCACCTTGATGGCGCGGCAGGTCAGATCGTGCAGGCCGAAGAGGTTGGTCTCGAAGATCTCGCGCAGGGCGCCCGCGGGCAGGTCCTCGGCCGCGCCGGGGCAGGCGAAGGCTGCATTGTTATAGAGCGCGTCGAGCCGTCCGCCGGTCAGTTCCATCGCCTGTGCGAAGCCGGCGTCGATGGAGGCGGGGTCGGCCATGTCCATCTGCACGCAGCTTAGACCTTCCTGACGCAATCTTTTGCAATCCTCGGTTTTGCGCGCGCTGGCGATGACCTTCCAGCCTGCGGCTGTCAGCCCGTGCGCGGCGTCATAGCCGATACCGGACGAGCAGCCGGTGATGAGGATTGTCTTTGTCATTGCGTGTCTCCCTTGGAAGCTAAGGAGTAGGGACTGGGGAGGCATGGCGCAAGAGAAAGCCGCAGAGAGTATCTGCGGCTTGCGGAGCGGGTCGGGGGAGTAGGAAATGGTCGGGATATCAGTTCGAGGGGCTCAGGAATTTCTTGGAGACCCAGCCATTGACGCCGTCACCCTCGATCCGAATATGCGCCCAATTCCCTTTTTGCGCCACGATCAGGACTTCCTCGCCGCGCGTGACGCCATCCACGCGCTGATAGGAGGTCGCGGGACCCGAGCGCACGTTCAGCGCGGCCGCGGTCACCCGCCAGAGGGCACCGGCAGGTGCAGCTGCGGTCTCGGGCTCGGCGCTGCGGTATTGCGGCGAGCTGCGCAGGGCGGAGGCGTTGGTCACTTTCGGGAAGGTGCGGGTGATGGCGGGCTCTTGCGGTGCCGCGACCGCCGCGTGTGGGGTGGGCGCGGGGGCATCAAGGGATTCGCTATCGGGTAGGGTTGCCGCCGCAGCGGCCGTGATCAGCGTCGCGCGGTTGCTCTCTTCGGTGGCAACGGCTTTCTGGATCAGCACGGGGTTTGTCTGGCTGTCGCTTGCGCTGGCCTGCAGCACGGGTTGTGGTGCGGCCGGATCGTCGTCACGACCAAAAATGACAAGCACCAGAAAAAGTGCGACCAACGTGTTGACGACGAGTTTCAACATAAAAATTTCCCCCTTTCGCCAGAGGGTTATCTACCCTTGGCGAGAATAACGTGCCCGTGAAGCTGTTCGGGGGAGCAACGCGTCAACCCACCGTCGGTTCCGCATCGGCGAAAATTTGCTGCTGGACCGGAGGTCATCACCGCTTTAGAGATTTTTCCCATGAGCGAGCATGATGATGAGATTCCTTCGGCGCTGTCCTCCGAGCCGTTAAGCCGTGCAATCGGCGACCGGTATCTGACCTATGCGCTGTCCACGATCATGCACCGGGCGCTGCCCGATGCACGAGACGGGCTGAAACCCGTGCATCGCCGCATTCTGTATGCGATGCGCGAACTGAAACTGTCCTCCACCGGAGGGTTCCGGAAATCGGCGAAGATTTCCGGTGACGTGATGGGCAATTATCACCCCCATGGCGATGCGGCGATCTATGATGCGATGGCGCGTCTGGCGCAGGATTTCGCCATGCGCTACCCGCTGGTCGATGGCCAGGGGAACTTCGGCAATATCGATGGCGATAACCCCGCTGCCTCGCGCTATACGGAAGCGCGGATGGCCAAGCCCTCGGAAAGCCTTCTTGAAGGGCTGGCCGAGAACGCGGTCGATTTCCGTCCCAATTACGATGGCACGCTGGAAGAGCCGGTGGTGCTGCCTGCCGCCTTCCCGAACCTGCTGGCCAATGGTGCCTCGGGGATCGCTGTGGGGATGGCAACCAATATCCCGCCGCATAATCTCGACGAACTGGTCGATGCCTGCCTCGAGATGATCCGCAAGCCGGATATCGAGGATGACCGGCTGGTCGATTACATTCCGGGGCCGGATTTCCCGACGGGCGGCGTGATCGTCGAGCCCAAGGAGCATATCCTGACCGCCTATCGCACGGGGCGCGGCGCGTTCCGGCTGCGGGCCAAATGGGAGGTCGAGGATCTTGGCCGTGGCCAATGGCAGGTGATCGTTACCGAGATCCCCTATCAGGTGCAGAAATCCAAGCTCATCGAGCGTCTGGCCGAAGTCATCCAGACCAAGAAAGTGCCGGCGCTGGCCGATGTGCGCGACGAATCCGCCGAGGATATCCGCATCGTGCTCGAGCCCAAGACCAAGACCGTCGCACCCGAGATGCTGATGGGGATGCTGTTCCGGAACTCGGATCTGGAAGTGCGGTTCTCGATGAACATGAATGTGCTGATCGACGGGCGGGTGCCCAAGGTCTGCTCGCTCAAGGAAGTGCTGCGGGCGTTTCTCGACCATCGCCGCGATGTGCTCTGCCGCCGCAGCCAGCACCGTCTGGACAAGATCGCGCACAGGCTCGAGGTGCTCAACGGCTATATCATCGCCTATCTCAACCTCGACCGTGTGATCGAGATCATCCGCACCGAGGACGAGGCCAAGCCCGCGCTCATGCGCGAGAACTGGGCCGTGACCGATGGAGAAGCGGTGTTCCTGACGGAAGTGCAGGCCGAGGCGATCCTGAACATGCGCCTGCGGTCCTTGCGTCGTCTCGAGGAGATGGAGCTGCGGCAGGAACGCGACAACCTTCTGGCCGAACGGGCGGGGCTCGAGGAACTGCTGGGCTCCGAGAAGTTGCAGTGGAAAGCCATCGGCACCGAGCTGAAGGACATGCGCAAGCTCTTCGGCAAAGGCACTGCGATCGGCGCGCGCCGCACCCATTTCGGCGCGGCAGGCGAGGTCGAGGAGGTGCCGATCGAGGCGATGATCGAGCGCGAGCCGATCACCGTGATCCTGTCTAAGATGGGCTGGATTCGCGCCATGAAGGGGCATAACGCCCTTGATGCGGAGGTGAAGTTCAAGGACGGTGACGGGCCGCGCTTCGCGCTCCATGCCGAGACCACCGACCGGATCGTTATGCTGGGGGCCAATGGCCGCGCCTATACCGTGCTGGGAGCCAATCTCCCCGGCGGGCGGGGTATGGGCGAGCCTGTCCGCCTGATGGCAGACATCCCGAACGAGGTGGAGATTACCCACGTTCTGGTGCCGAAAGAGGGCGAGAAATATCTGCTGGCCTCATCGGCGGGGGACGGGTTCATCTGTCCTGCCGAAGAACTGATTGCCCAGACCAAGAGCGGCAAGCAGGTGCTCAATGTGAAGGCACCCGATCAGACTGCGGCCTGTAAGCTTGTCGAAGGCGATATGGTTGCCGTGGTGGGCGAGAACCGCAAGGTGCTGGTCTTCCCGATCGGCGAGCTGCCCGAGATGTCCAAGGGCAAGGGCGTGCGGCTGCAGAAATACAAGGATGGCGGCCTGTCCGATATCCGCACATTCAACGCAGCCGACGGTCTGAGCTGGAAGGATCCGGCGGGGCGCACGCGGAGCGAGAGCGATCTTTCGGAATGGGCAGCCAAGCGGGCAACTGCGGGCCGTATGGCCCCGCGCGGCTTCCCGCGCGACAACAAGTTCAACTGAGGACATGTCTTGGATGGATGTGGAAAAGGCGGCCTTTCGGGCCGCCCTTTTTATTTGTCGCATAGGTCGGCTCGTCAGGCCGCAACCAGAAGGGGGGCTACGCCCAGCTCTTTATGGACCTTTTCGATGACCGCCTCGGGCAGGCCGAGCGCATCTGCAAACGCTTCGAGATAGGCGATGTCTTTCGGTTGGTCGGGGTCGATGGCCATGACCGACATCGCGTAGGCCTGCGGCTCAAGGCCCGAGGGCACCTTCAGGCTCAGGCGCTCGATGTCGATCGGCGCTTCGAGGATATGTTTCACGAAAGCCCGCTCGTCGCCATGCATGCCGTCGAGCTTGGCCAAAAGCTTGTCGCGCTCGGGCTGGTCGATCACCTCGTCGGCCTTGGCGGCTTGCAGCAATGCCTTCACCAGAACGGCGGCGGCAACGTTCTGGGCGGGCGAAGGCTTTTTCCACGGTTCCGAGCCGCTTGCGAAGGCCGCGTTCAGTTCCTCGCCAAAGGAGCGTTCGGACGTCACGCGCTGCGCCGGCGTCTTGCCAAGGCATTCACTACTGGTGGTCTCGGAGAGCTGCTCGAGAAGCTTGCCCAGACCGCCGCGCTTGCCGCACATGTCACGCGCGAGTTGCGAGATCGCGTCGGACATGCCGCCGCTTCCGGCCGAGCTGGAGCGGTGGCGCACCAGCGAGGCGCTCCGCCCGAGCCGCTCCAGCATGGCCCCCATGCTATAGCCACTGAACTGGTAGAGGTGGTTTATTTTGCCACCCAGCAATGCGGCGAGGCGCTCTTCGAAATCGCCCTGCGCATCGCCGTTCAAAAGACCACCCGATCCGCCCAACTCGCCTCTGGCCGCACGGGCAAGGTTCGAGCCGCCTTTCGCTTGGGCGATCCCGAGCGTTACCTTGGCGAGTGTTCCGACGAATGACATGATGGCCTCCTGCAGTGTCACATGTAACGAGTCTATGTCGGGACCTACCAAAAGTCAGCGGGTCGGGTTCCTGCTGAGTGGGTGTGTGGCGCGGCTGCTACGCGGAAAGCTACCATTTACGGGGTGTTTTTGGCCATTATGCTCAAAGATCAGGCAGCGATGGCCAAATTGGTGGCGTTTACGCCTATGCGTCCGCGCCCGCCCGCGCGCTTTTGTCGCGCCCGCTCTCCAAGCGCTGCCCTGACTCGGTATCCGCGCCCATTCAGGCGCAGGAAAACTATCGGTGAAAGCGACGGGAATCTGCTTATCGCGCTTGATTTTTCTGCTGTAGGGAAATATCTAGCCCGCGATATTGTCACGGGCCTTCAGACGGCCCCCCAAACCAGAGGCGTCCCGCGAGATGGCAAAGGCAAAGTTTGAACGTAACAAACCGCACGTTAACATCGGCACGATCGGCCACGTTGACCACGGCAAAACCACGCTGACCGCAGCAATCACCAAGTATTTCGGTGACTTCAAGGCCTACGACCAGATCGACGGCGCACCGGAAGAAAAAGCACGCGGCATCACCATCTCGACCGCACACGTCGAGTATGAGTCGGAAAACCGCCACTACGCGCACGTCGACTGCCCCGGCCACGCTGACTATGTTAAGAACATGATCACCGGTGCGGCACAGATGGACGGCGCGATCCTCGTTGTGAACGCAGCTGACGGCCCGATGCCGCAGACCCGCGAGCACATCCTGCTCGGCCGTCAGGTCGGCATCCCGACCATGGTTGTTTACCTGAACAAGGTTGACCAGGTTGACGACGAAGAGCTGCTGGATCTGGTCGAGATGGAAGTCCGCGAGCTTCTGTCGTCCTACGACTACCCCGGCGACGATATTCCGATCGTCAAAGGTTCGGCACTTGCAGCCCTCGAAGGCCGCGATCCGGAAATCGGCGAGAACTCGATCCGCGCGCTCATCGCAGCCGTTGACGACTTCATCCCGACCCCGGCACGTGCTGTTGACCAGCCCTTCCTGATGCCGATCGAAGACGTGTTCTCGATCTCGGGCCGTGGTACCGTTGTGACCGGTCGTGTCGAGCGCGGCGTGATCAACGTTGGCGACGAACTCGAAATCGTCGGTATCCGCGACACCAAGAAAACGACCTGCACCGGTGTGGAAATGTTCCGCAAGCTGCTGGATCGTGGTGAAGCAGGCGACAACATCGGCGCCCTGCTGCGCGGTATCGACCGTGAAGGCGTTGAGCGTGGTCAGGTTCTGTGCAAGCCGGGTTCGGTCAAGCCGCACACCAAGTTCGAAGCAGAAGCCTATATCCTCACCAAAGAGGAAGGTGGCCGTCACACGCCGTTCTTCGCGAACTACCGTCCGCAGTTCTACTTCCGCACCACGGACGTCACCGGGACCGTTACGCTGCCGGAAGGCACCGAGATGGTTATGCCGGGCGACAACCTGAAGTTCGAAGTCGAACTGATCGCCCCGATCGCCATGGAAGATGGTCTGCGCTTCGCAATCCGCGAAGGCGGCCGTACCGTTGGTGCAGGCGTTGTGTCGAAAATCCTCGCATAATCCCACGCGGATCATGTGATCTACGGAAGGGCGGCCAACAGGCCGCCCTTTTGCTTTGCCCGCCCTGCTGATGCGAACGGGCAGGGGATTAGTGTTTTTTCCGAGGCGCTTGGCGAAGGCGGGACCCGCGGGAAAAAGAATTTCGGGGATTGGTCGAAAACCTTGAAATACCCCCTTGCTTTCCTCTCTGCGGGTCTGTATCTCCCGCTCACGGCCTAGGGGTATAGCTCAGTTGGTAGAGCATCGGTCTCCAAAACCGAGGGTCGTGGGTTCGAGTCCCCCTGCCCCTGCCAGTCCTTTCCTTCGATGAAGCGCTCATGTAGGCAGGCTGGTGACGGTCGGCGCTACGGGAACGTAGCGACGCGTGAATGTAGCCCGCCTGTTTCGGGCGACTAGAGGAAGATGGCATAATGGCAAATCCCCTTCGGTTCTTGCAGCAAGTGCGTTCTGAAACGGCCAAGATTTCGTGGCCTTCGCGTCGTGAAGTGGTGCTGACTTCGGTCATGGTGCTCGTGCTGACGGCGCTGACTGCGCTGTTCTTCTCGGGCGTGGATTTCGTGATCCGGCTTGGTGTCGGTCAGCTGATCGGCTGATCCTCCGGTCTGGGCGCTATGGGGTTGAAAACCTCCCGTAGCGTCTGTATGGGAGCATGACTCTCCGGAAAAGGGCGTGCATCGATTCGGATCGTGCGCGCTCGTTTTGTTTCGGTGTCGCGTCTGGGCCGCTTGGCCAGGGCAGGGCAAAATGGGAATTCGCGGCGTTCGAAGCGCCGGTTAAGGAAAAGGCAGGCTCGAGCATGGCGAAGCGTTGGTATTCGGTAATGGTTCTCTCGAACTTCGAGAAGAAGGTTGCCGAGCAGATCCGGCAGTCTGTTGTCGAGAAGGGCCTTGAGGAAGAGATCGAGGAAGTCCTCGTTCCGACCGAAGAAGTGATCGAAGTGCGCCGTGGCAAGAAAGTCACCTCCGAGCGCCGCTTCATGCCGGGCTATGTGCTCGTGCGTATGGATATGACGGATCAGGGCTACCACCTGATCAACTCGACCAACCGGGTGACCGGGTTCCTCGGTCATCAGGGTAAGCCGATGCCGATGTCGGACGCCGAGGTGGACCGGATGCTGAACCGTGGTGGCAGTGCCTCTTCCGAGAAGGCCGAGCCGCGCAGCCTGATCACCTTCGAGGTAGGCGAGAATGTGAATGTGACCGACGGGCCCTTCGAGGGCTTCTCGGGTATGGTCGAGGAAGTTGACGACGCTGCGAGCCGCCTGAAGGTGACGGTCTCGATCTTCGGTCGTCCGACCCCGGTCGAACTGGAATTCACTCAGGTGCAGAAAATCGCCTGAGGGATGTGGGAGGTGTCGGGAATGAGCCCGCACCGCGACCACTAAACTTGCCCCCGCGGGGCAGAGTGATAAAGGAGAAGCCAAATGGCTAAGAAAGTGATTGGGCAGCTGAAGCTGCAAATCGCAGCGGGTTCCGCGAACCCATCCCCGCCCGTCGGCCCGGCACTGGGTCAGCGCGGCATCAACATCATGGAATTCTGCAAGGCGTTTAACGCCAAGACGCAGGAAATGGACAAGCAGGCGAAGATCCCGACGGTCATCACCTACTATGCCGACAAGTCGTTCACCTTCGAAGTGAAACAACCGACTGCGTCCTTCTTCATCAAGCAAGCCGCTGGCCTGAAGCCGGTTGGCAAGCGTAACCGCCCGAAGGGTTCGGTTGCACCGGGTCGTGAAGTTGCTGGCACCATCACCGCTGCACAAGTGCGCGCGATTGCTGAAGCAAAAATGTCTGATCTGAACGCCAACGACATCGAAGGCGCGATGAACATCATCCTCGGCTCCGCGAAGTCGATCGGTATCGAGGTGAAAGGCTAAATCATGGCAAAGCTCGGTAAACGCACCAAAGCCGCTCGCGAAGCATTCGCAGGCAAAGAACTGATCTCGGTTGAAGACGCCGTTGCACTGGTGAAAGCCAATGCAAAAGCGAAATTCGACGAGACGCTCGAAATCGCTCTGAACCTCGGCGTTGACCCGCGTCACGCAGACCAGATGGTCCGCGGCGTGGTCTCGCTGCCGAACGGCACCGGTAAAACGGTCCGTGTTGCTGTCTTCGCTCGCGGCCCGAAAGCCGACGAAGCCAAAGCAGCTGGCGCGGATATCGTTGGCGCAGAAGACCTGATGGAAACCATCCAGTCGGGCAAGATCGAATTCGATCGCTGCATCGCGACCCCGGATATGATGCCGATCGTCGGTCGTCT
Protein-coding regions in this window:
- the nusG gene encoding transcription termination/antitermination protein NusG; translation: MAKRWYSVMVLSNFEKKVAEQIRQSVVEKGLEEEIEEVLVPTEEVIEVRRGKKVTSERRFMPGYVLVRMDMTDQGYHLINSTNRVTGFLGHQGKPMPMSDAEVDRMLNRGGSASSEKAEPRSLITFEVGENVNVTDGPFEGFSGMVEEVDDAASRLKVTVSIFGRPTPVELEFTQVQKIA
- the tuf gene encoding elongation factor Tu, giving the protein MAKAKFERNKPHVNIGTIGHVDHGKTTLTAAITKYFGDFKAYDQIDGAPEEKARGITISTAHVEYESENRHYAHVDCPGHADYVKNMITGAAQMDGAILVVNAADGPMPQTREHILLGRQVGIPTMVVYLNKVDQVDDEELLDLVEMEVRELLSSYDYPGDDIPIVKGSALAALEGRDPEIGENSIRALIAAVDDFIPTPARAVDQPFLMPIEDVFSISGRGTVVTGRVERGVINVGDELEIVGIRDTKKTTCTGVEMFRKLLDRGEAGDNIGALLRGIDREGVERGQVLCKPGSVKPHTKFEAEAYILTKEEGGRHTPFFANYRPQFYFRTTDVTGTVTLPEGTEMVMPGDNLKFEVELIAPIAMEDGLRFAIREGGRTVGAGVVSKILA
- the parC gene encoding DNA topoisomerase IV subunit A; this translates as MSEHDDEIPSALSSEPLSRAIGDRYLTYALSTIMHRALPDARDGLKPVHRRILYAMRELKLSSTGGFRKSAKISGDVMGNYHPHGDAAIYDAMARLAQDFAMRYPLVDGQGNFGNIDGDNPAASRYTEARMAKPSESLLEGLAENAVDFRPNYDGTLEEPVVLPAAFPNLLANGASGIAVGMATNIPPHNLDELVDACLEMIRKPDIEDDRLVDYIPGPDFPTGGVIVEPKEHILTAYRTGRGAFRLRAKWEVEDLGRGQWQVIVTEIPYQVQKSKLIERLAEVIQTKKVPALADVRDESAEDIRIVLEPKTKTVAPEMLMGMLFRNSDLEVRFSMNMNVLIDGRVPKVCSLKEVLRAFLDHRRDVLCRRSQHRLDKIAHRLEVLNGYIIAYLNLDRVIEIIRTEDEAKPALMRENWAVTDGEAVFLTEVQAEAILNMRLRSLRRLEEMELRQERDNLLAERAGLEELLGSEKLQWKAIGTELKDMRKLFGKGTAIGARRTHFGAAGEVEEVPIEAMIEREPITVILSKMGWIRAMKGHNALDAEVKFKDGDGPRFALHAETTDRIVMLGANGRAYTVLGANLPGGRGMGEPVRLMADIPNEVEITHVLVPKEGEKYLLASSAGDGFICPAEELIAQTKSGKQVLNVKAPDQTAACKLVEGDMVAVVGENRKVLVFPIGELPEMSKGKGVRLQKYKDGGLSDIRTFNAADGLSWKDPAGRTRSESDLSEWAAKRATAGRMAPRGFPRDNKFN
- a CDS encoding SH3 domain-containing protein, yielding MLKLVVNTLVALFLVLVIFGRDDDPAAPQPVLQASASDSQTNPVLIQKAVATEESNRATLITAAAAATLPDSESLDAPAPTPHAAVAAPQEPAITRTFPKVTNASALRSSPQYRSAEPETAAAPAGALWRVTAAALNVRSGPATSYQRVDGVTRGEEVLIVAQKGNWAHIRIEGDGVNGWVSKKFLSPSN
- a CDS encoding SDR family NAD(P)-dependent oxidoreductase, translating into MTKTILITGCSSGIGYDAAHGLTAAGWKVIASARKTEDCKRLRQEGLSCVQMDMADPASIDAGFAQAMELTGGRLDALYNNAAFACPGAAEDLPAGALREIFETNLFGLHDLTCRAIKVMRQQGSNGEGRILQCSSVLGLVGVRWRAAYVSTKFALEGLTDVMRQEMRDTGIKFILIEPGPITSRIRANSIPHFERWINWRASPRRAQYEASLLKRLYEPKKDPDRFELPASAVTAKILQALETPRPRARYAITVPTHIMAIARRILPVNALDWLASKG
- the rplA gene encoding 50S ribosomal protein L1, which encodes MAKLGKRTKAAREAFAGKELISVEDAVALVKANAKAKFDETLEIALNLGVDPRHADQMVRGVVSLPNGTGKTVRVAVFARGPKADEAKAAGADIVGAEDLMETIQSGKIEFDRCIATPDMMPIVGRLGKILGPRNLMPNPKVGTVTMDVKAAVEAAKGGEVQFKVEKAGVIHGGIGKISFTEEQLAQNVRAFVEAVAKAKPAGAKGNYMKKVSISSTMGPGVSVDLASATGN
- a CDS encoding DUF533 domain-containing protein, with translation MSFVGTLAKVTLGIAQAKGGSNLARAARGELGGSGGLLNGDAQGDFEERLAALLGGKINHLYQFSGYSMGAMLERLGRSASLVRHRSSSAGSGGMSDAISQLARDMCGKRGGLGKLLEQLSETTSSECLGKTPAQRVTSERSFGEELNAAFASGSEPWKKPSPAQNVAAAVLVKALLQAAKADEVIDQPERDKLLAKLDGMHGDERAFVKHILEAPIDIERLSLKVPSGLEPQAYAMSVMAIDPDQPKDIAYLEAFADALGLPEAVIEKVHKELGVAPLLVAA
- the rplK gene encoding 50S ribosomal protein L11, translated to MAKKVIGQLKLQIAAGSANPSPPVGPALGQRGINIMEFCKAFNAKTQEMDKQAKIPTVITYYADKSFTFEVKQPTASFFIKQAAGLKPVGKRNRPKGSVAPGREVAGTITAAQVRAIAEAKMSDLNANDIEGAMNIILGSAKSIGIEVKG
- the secE gene encoding preprotein translocase subunit SecE, whose protein sequence is MANPLRFLQQVRSETAKISWPSRREVVLTSVMVLVLTALTALFFSGVDFVIRLGVGQLIG